Proteins co-encoded in one Bacillus paramycoides genomic window:
- a CDS encoding ACT domain-containing protein codes for MSHTFSLVIHNEPSVLLRISGIFARRGYYISSLYLNERDTSGVSEMKLTAVCTENEATLLVSQLKKLIDVLQVNKL; via the coding sequence ATGAGTCATACTTTTTCGCTCGTTATTCATAACGAGCCAAGCGTCTTATTACGTATAAGTGGAATTTTTGCTCGGCGTGGCTATTATATTTCTTCTTTATATTTAAACGAAAGAGATACTAGTGGCGTTTCTGAAATGAAACTCACAGCAGTTTGTACTGAAAATGAAGCGACATTACTTGTTAGTCAGTTGAAAAAATTAATTGATGTACTGCAAGTAAATAAATTATAA
- the ilvC gene encoding ketol-acid reductoisomerase, translated as MKTYYEKDANVELLQGKTVAVIGYGSQGHAQAQNLRDSGVEVVVGVRHGKSFEVAKADGFEVMSVSEAVRTAQVVQMLLPDEQQAHVYKTEVEENLREGQMLLFSHGFNIHFGQINPPSYVDVAMVAPKSPGHLVRRVFQEGNGVPALVAVHQDATGTALHVALAYAKGVGCTRAGVIETTFQEETETDLFGEQVVLCGGVTALVKAGFETLTEGGYRPEIAYFECLHELKLIVDLMYEGGLTNMRHSISDTAEFGDYVTGSRIVTDETKKEMKRVLTEIQQGEFAKKWILENQAGRPTYNAMKKAEQNHQLEKVGEELREMMSWIHAPKELVKK; from the coding sequence ATGAAAACGTATTATGAAAAAGATGCAAATGTAGAGTTATTACAAGGGAAAACAGTTGCGGTAATTGGCTATGGATCTCAAGGTCATGCGCAGGCGCAAAATTTACGTGATTCTGGTGTAGAAGTTGTAGTAGGTGTTCGACATGGTAAGTCTTTTGAAGTAGCAAAAGCAGATGGGTTTGAAGTAATGTCTGTTTCAGAAGCGGTTCGAACCGCGCAAGTCGTACAAATGTTATTGCCAGATGAACAGCAAGCACATGTGTATAAAACAGAAGTAGAAGAGAATCTCCGTGAAGGGCAAATGTTACTTTTCTCACATGGATTTAATATTCACTTCGGACAAATTAACCCGCCAAGTTACGTAGATGTAGCAATGGTAGCGCCAAAAAGTCCAGGTCATCTCGTTCGCCGTGTATTCCAAGAAGGGAATGGTGTTCCGGCGTTAGTCGCAGTACATCAAGATGCAACAGGCACCGCATTACATGTAGCACTTGCGTATGCAAAAGGTGTAGGGTGTACACGTGCAGGTGTAATTGAAACGACATTCCAAGAAGAAACAGAGACGGATTTATTCGGAGAGCAAGTGGTACTTTGCGGCGGGGTAACTGCACTTGTGAAAGCTGGTTTTGAAACATTAACAGAGGGCGGATATCGTCCTGAAATTGCATACTTCGAATGTTTACATGAATTAAAGTTAATTGTTGATTTAATGTACGAAGGCGGTTTAACGAACATGCGCCATTCTATTTCAGATACGGCTGAGTTCGGAGATTATGTAACAGGATCGAGAATCGTTACAGATGAAACGAAGAAAGAAATGAAACGAGTACTTACAGAAATTCAGCAAGGTGAATTCGCGAAGAAATGGATTTTAGAAAACCAAGCTGGGCGTCCAACATATAATGCGATGAAAAAAGCAGAGCAAAATCATCAGTTAGAAAAAGTAGGGGAAGAACTTCGTGAAATGATGAGCTGGATTCATGCACCGAAAGAATTAGTAAAGAAATAG